Proteins from one Falco naumanni isolate bFalNau1 chromosome 2, bFalNau1.pat, whole genome shotgun sequence genomic window:
- the C2H11orf87 gene encoding uncharacterized protein C11orf87 homolog yields the protein MSAKLSKELRLSLPPCLLNRTSATLNASSTCITQVGQLFQSFSSTLVLIVLVTLIFCLILLSLTTFHIHKRKMKKRKMQKAQEEYERDHCTRSSNSSSQHPGTGVQGEAPQGRDSRLGRPPQDLEIQRPSPPAAPSCQPARACLDTAGAGLLQTVILS from the coding sequence ATGAGTGCCAAGCTCTCCAAGGAGTTGAGGCTGTCCCTGCCACCTTGTCTCCTGAACAGGACATCCGCCACTTTAAACGCCAGCAGCACCTGCATCACGCAAGTGGGTCAACTCTTCCAGTCCTTCTCATCCACGCTGGTTTTAATTGTCCTGGTCACCCTCATCTTCTGCCTGATTCTCCTCTCCCTCACCACCTTCCACATCCAcaagaggaagatgaagaagcGGAAAATGCAAAAGGCTCAGGAGGAGTATGAACGGGACCACTGCACCCGCAGCAGCAatagcagcagccagcaccctgGGACGGGGGTGCAGGGAGAGGCACCCCAAGGAAGAGACAGCCGGCTGGGAAGACCCCCCCAGGACTTGGAGATCCAGCGCCCctctccccctgcagccccgAGCTGTCAGCCAGCACGGGCTTGTTTGGACACAGCTGGTGCGGGGCTCCTGCAGACGGTGATTTTGTCTTGA